A window of the Mus pahari chromosome 1, PAHARI_EIJ_v1.1, whole genome shotgun sequence genome harbors these coding sequences:
- the LOC115063605 gene encoding tubulin alpha chain-like, giving the protein MTCCLLYHGDVVPKDVNAAVGTIKTKRSIQFVDWCPTGFKVGINYQPPTVVPGGDLARVQRAVCMLSNTTAIAEAWARLDHKFDLMYAKRAFVHWYVGEGMEEGEF; this is encoded by the coding sequence ATGACTTGCTGTCTGCTGTACCATGGTGATGTGGTTCCCAAAGATGTCAATGCTGCCGTTGGTACCATCAAGACCAAGCGCAGCATCCAGTTTGTGGACTGGTGCCCCACCGGCTTCAAGGTTGGCATTAATTACCAGCCTCCCACTGTGGTACCTGGTGGTGACTTGGCCAGGGTCCAGAGAGCTGTGTGCATGCTGAGCAACACCACGGCCATTGCCGAGGCCTGGGCTCGCCTAGATCACAAGTTTGATTTGATGTATGCCAAGCGTGCCTTTGTGCACTGGTATGTAGGTGAGGGCATGGAAGAGGGTGAGTTCTGA